One window of the Mycobacterium xenopi genome contains the following:
- a CDS encoding acetolactate synthase large subunit: MNGAHALINTLVDGGVEVCFANPGTSEMHFVAALDSVPRMRGVLTLFEGVATGAADGYARIAGRPAAVLVHLGPGLANGLANLHNARRARVPMVVVVGDHATYHKKYDAPLESDIDALAASVSGWVRRSRSTGELAADAAEAIATSQANQHISTLILPADVSWSDGATTAKAVSARRTPVVDVARAATVLRSGEPTVILVGGDATRESGLTAAARIATITGARWYCETFPTRVQRGAGLPVVERLAYFAEAVAAQLDGAKHLVLAGAKSPVSFFAYPGKPSNLVPEGCEVHHLAGGVGAADALVALAEEVAPGIAAPLAAPSRPVLPTGALTAASAADVVGALMPENVIVVDESNTSGLLLAQATAGAPAHDWLTLTGGAIGYGIPAAIGAAIAAPDRPVLCLESDGSAMYTLSGLWTQARENLDVTTVVYNNGAYDILRLELQRVGVENNPGPKARGLLDLTRPAIDFVKLAEGMGVPARRVTTAEEFADALQAGFAAPGPHLIEAVVPSMFG, encoded by the coding sequence GTGAACGGCGCACATGCGTTGATCAACACGCTGGTCGACGGCGGAGTCGAGGTGTGCTTCGCCAACCCCGGGACCTCCGAGATGCACTTCGTCGCAGCGCTGGACAGCGTGCCGCGGATGCGCGGCGTACTGACCCTGTTCGAGGGCGTGGCCACCGGCGCGGCCGACGGCTATGCCCGCATCGCCGGGCGGCCCGCTGCGGTGCTGGTGCACCTCGGGCCGGGGCTGGCCAACGGTCTGGCCAATCTGCACAACGCCCGCCGCGCCCGGGTGCCGATGGTGGTGGTCGTCGGCGACCACGCCACCTATCACAAGAAATACGACGCCCCCCTGGAATCCGACATCGACGCGCTGGCCGCCAGCGTGTCGGGCTGGGTGCGCCGCAGCCGCAGTACCGGTGAGCTCGCCGCCGATGCCGCCGAGGCCATCGCCACAAGCCAAGCAAACCAACATATTTCGACGCTGATCCTGCCTGCGGACGTGTCGTGGTCCGACGGTGCGACGACAGCCAAGGCGGTGTCGGCGCGGCGGACGCCGGTTGTCGACGTGGCTCGGGCCGCCACGGTGCTGCGCTCGGGTGAGCCGACGGTGATCTTGGTCGGCGGCGACGCCACCCGCGAGTCCGGGCTGACCGCCGCTGCGCGCATCGCCACAATCACCGGCGCGCGCTGGTACTGCGAGACGTTCCCGACCCGGGTGCAGCGCGGCGCCGGACTGCCCGTCGTCGAGCGCCTCGCCTATTTCGCTGAGGCCGTCGCCGCCCAGCTCGACGGGGCCAAACATCTTGTGCTGGCCGGCGCCAAGTCGCCGGTGTCGTTTTTTGCCTATCCGGGCAAGCCCAGCAACCTAGTCCCCGAGGGCTGCGAAGTCCACCATCTCGCCGGCGGCGTCGGTGCCGCCGATGCGTTGGTCGCACTGGCCGAGGAGGTAGCGCCCGGGATCGCCGCGCCGCTGGCTGCGCCGTCGCGACCGGTGCTGCCCACCGGTGCCCTGACCGCCGCGTCGGCAGCCGATGTCGTCGGTGCGCTGATGCCCGAGAACGTGATCGTCGTCGACGAATCCAACACCTCGGGCCTGCTGCTGGCGCAGGCCACCGCCGGTGCCCCGGCACACGACTGGCTGACCCTCACCGGCGGTGCCATCGGCTACGGCATCCCGGCTGCGATAGGTGCGGCGATCGCGGCGCCGGATCGACCGGTGTTGTGCCTGGAATCCGACGGCTCAGCGATGTACACGCTCTCCGGGTTGTGGACCCAGGCCCGCGAAAATCTCGACGTCACTACCGTCGTCTACAACAACGGGGCCTACGACATCCTGCGGCTGGAGCTGCAACGCGTGGGCGTCGAAAACAACCCCGGGCCCAAGGCTCGCGGACTTCTCGACTTGACTCGCCCCGCAATCGATTTCGTCAAGCTGGCCGAAGGCATGGGTGTCCCAGCGCGCCGGGTGACTACCGCCGAGGAATTCGCCGACGCGTTGCAGGCCGGCTTCGCCGCCCCCGGACCGCACCTGATCGAGGCCGTGGTGCCCTCCATGTTCGGCTGA
- a CDS encoding amidohydrolase family protein, with protein MAGCAGLPVFDTMIGFPRQGFGQYDFIRRQTKDRESREEFEFPVEYLFKEVPKDLPTTDPIGVTLHEMDRFGIEKGLIGVADETSQLALKKHPDRFVPSGTVSDPNDVMGSVKAIHRQHDEFGIRATSVFPAGTFPQVPIDDPKMYPIYAACVELGIPIFVCAGVPGPRVPFGPQDVARIDIVMFDFPDLVFVTRHGCEPWEDLAVKLMLKWPNLYYSTSAFAPRYYPKAIIDYANTRGADKVLYAGYFPMGLSLERIFTEMPDVPFRDAVWPKFLYGNAARILGVDN; from the coding sequence ATGGCTGGCTGTGCCGGGCTGCCGGTGTTCGACACGATGATCGGCTTCCCCCGGCAAGGCTTCGGTCAGTACGACTTCATCCGCAGGCAGACCAAAGACCGCGAGTCGCGCGAGGAGTTCGAGTTCCCGGTCGAGTACCTGTTCAAGGAGGTGCCGAAAGACCTGCCCACCACCGATCCCATCGGGGTGACGCTGCACGAGATGGACCGCTTCGGAATCGAGAAGGGTCTGATCGGGGTCGCCGACGAGACGTCGCAACTGGCGTTGAAAAAGCACCCGGACCGGTTCGTGCCATCAGGGACCGTGAGCGACCCCAACGACGTGATGGGGTCGGTGAAGGCGATTCACCGGCAACACGACGAGTTCGGTATCCGGGCCACGTCGGTATTCCCCGCGGGTACGTTCCCGCAGGTACCGATCGACGACCCGAAGATGTACCCGATCTACGCTGCGTGCGTCGAGCTGGGCATACCAATCTTCGTGTGCGCTGGGGTGCCCGGGCCACGGGTGCCGTTCGGGCCGCAGGACGTTGCGCGTATCGACATTGTCATGTTCGACTTTCCGGACCTGGTGTTCGTGACCCGCCACGGCTGCGAGCCCTGGGAGGACCTCGCCGTCAAGCTGATGCTCAAGTGGCCGAACCTGTACTACTCGACATCGGCGTTCGCGCCTAGGTATTACCCCAAAGCGATCATCGACTACGCCAACACGCGCGGCGCGGACAAAGTGCTCTATGCCGGGTATTTCCCGATGGGACTATCGCTGGAGCGAATCTTCACCGAAATGCCCGACGTCCCCTTCCGCGACGCGGTGTGGCCAAAGTTTCTGTACGGCAACGCCGCACGCATTCTCGGCGTCGATAATTAG
- a CDS encoding group I truncated hemoglobin — translation MASLYQRIGGYDVIAAIIEDLFNSLRTDPAFARFASGRSFDSQARAHQLLIEQMCDLSGGPCRYLGRDMKTAHAGLGITEAEWNANMQYAAAALAKNGIGEAEKTDFLALFERYRHDIVEA, via the coding sequence ATGGCATCTTTGTACCAGCGGATCGGCGGCTACGACGTTATCGCCGCCATCATCGAGGACTTGTTCAACAGCTTGCGCACCGATCCCGCCTTCGCCCGATTCGCCTCCGGCCGCAGCTTCGATTCGCAGGCGCGGGCTCACCAGCTGTTAATCGAGCAGATGTGTGACCTGAGCGGCGGACCCTGTAGATATCTCGGCCGCGATATGAAAACCGCACACGCCGGCCTGGGGATCACCGAAGCGGAGTGGAACGCCAACATGCAGTACGCAGCTGCGGCCCTAGCGAAAAACGGGATCGGCGAAGCCGAAAAAACTGATTTCCTCGCCCTTTTCGAGCGTTACCGACACGACATTGTCGAGGCGTAG
- a CDS encoding flavin-containing monooxygenase produces the protein MTKRQPTVAIVGAGMSGLCAAILLQRARIDDVTLYEKAHEVGGTWRENTYPGLTCDVPSRFYQFSFAPNPRWSHLFSPGGEIQAYFIDVAKRMGVYDRIRFGTEIVSAEFDGGGWVVSTGGGEKSRADFLISATGVLHHPKIPAIRGLDDFSGPVFHSARWDHSVELRSRRVAVIGTGSTGVQIVSRLAGTPATLTLFQRTAQWVMPMPNPRYPRLTHRTHRAFPWLDHLGYHAYRVPMEFFSTALVKPGWRRRLVAALCRANLRTVRDPQLRKALTPNYMPMCKRLVISGGFYRAIQRDDVELVTAPIDHLEPRGIVTDDGVLHEADVIVLATGFDAHAYMRPMRVTGRDGICLDEVWRDGPRAFETVAMPGFPNFFMLLGPHSPVGNFPLTAVAESQANHILRWIRRWQRREFDTVEPTVPATEAFNATLTAAMPDTVWTTGCDSWYLGKNGLPEVWPFTPAKHRAMLAETKLENYDLRVAPPELARH, from the coding sequence ATGACGAAGCGCCAGCCGACGGTCGCGATCGTGGGAGCCGGGATGTCCGGCTTGTGCGCGGCAATCCTTTTGCAGCGCGCCAGGATTGACGATGTCACACTCTACGAGAAGGCCCACGAGGTCGGCGGCACCTGGCGGGAGAACACCTACCCCGGCTTGACCTGCGACGTGCCGTCGCGTTTCTATCAGTTCAGCTTCGCGCCAAATCCGCGCTGGAGCCACTTGTTTTCACCCGGCGGCGAGATACAGGCGTACTTCATTGACGTGGCTAAGCGGATGGGCGTCTACGACCGGATCCGATTCGGAACTGAGATTGTCAGCGCCGAGTTCGACGGGGGCGGCTGGGTTGTGTCTACCGGGGGCGGCGAGAAATCTCGTGCCGACTTCCTGATATCGGCGACCGGCGTGCTGCACCACCCGAAGATTCCCGCCATCCGCGGACTCGACGACTTCTCGGGTCCGGTGTTTCACTCCGCGCGGTGGGACCACAGCGTAGAGCTGCGGAGCCGCCGGGTCGCGGTGATCGGGACCGGCTCGACCGGAGTGCAGATCGTCTCGCGGCTGGCCGGCACGCCAGCCACATTGACCCTGTTCCAGCGCACCGCGCAGTGGGTCATGCCGATGCCCAACCCTCGTTACCCGCGGCTGACGCACCGCACCCATCGAGCCTTTCCGTGGCTGGACCACCTTGGCTACCACGCATACCGGGTCCCGATGGAGTTCTTTTCGACCGCACTGGTCAAGCCCGGATGGCGACGCCGGTTGGTCGCTGCCCTATGCCGGGCCAACCTGCGCACGGTGCGGGATCCGCAACTGCGCAAAGCCCTGACCCCGAATTACATGCCGATGTGCAAGCGGCTGGTGATCTCTGGTGGCTTCTACCGCGCAATCCAGCGCGACGACGTCGAGCTGGTCACCGCGCCCATCGATCACCTTGAACCGCGCGGCATCGTCACCGACGACGGCGTCCTGCATGAAGCCGACGTAATCGTGCTGGCAACGGGGTTCGACGCGCACGCCTACATGCGACCCATGCGGGTGACCGGTCGCGACGGGATCTGCCTGGACGAGGTTTGGCGCGACGGGCCGCGCGCGTTCGAAACCGTTGCCATGCCTGGTTTTCCGAACTTCTTCATGCTGCTGGGCCCGCACAGTCCAGTGGGCAACTTTCCGTTGACCGCGGTCGCCGAATCGCAAGCCAATCACATCCTTCGGTGGATCCGTCGCTGGCAGCGCCGCGAGTTCGACACGGTGGAGCCGACCGTGCCGGCAACCGAGGCGTTCAATGCGACGCTGACAGCGGCGATGCCGGACACCGTGTGGACTACCGGATGTGACAGCTGGTATCTCGGCAAGAACGGGCTGCCCGAAGTGTGGCCGTTCACACCCGCCAAGCACCGCGCCATGCTCGCCGAAACGAAGCTTGAAAACTACGACCTGCGCGTCGCGCCACCGGAACTGGCCCGGCATTGA
- the fadD17 gene encoding long-chain-fatty-acid--CoA ligase FadD17 has product MAEALPTVVDLLRPLVDVDDRGVYFEDSFVNWRDHIQHGAAVGAALRARLDPAKPPHVGVLLENTPFFSAVLVAAGLSGIVPVGLNPVRRGAALARDIRHADCQLVLADSNSAAALGDIEYVNVDSPEWTDEVAAHRDAEVRLQEARPEDLFMLIFTSGTSGDPKAVMCSHGKVGIAGVTMTDRFSLGPNDVCYVAMPLFHSNAVLVGWSVALACRGSMVLRRKFSASQFLPDIRRYGATYANYVGKPLSYVLATPERPDDADNPLRAVYGNEGAPADVERFARRFGCVVIDGFGSTAGGVAISRTPDTPPGALGPLPDGVEIVDVDTGQPCPPGVVGELVNTAGAGRFEGYYNDPEATAQRMAGGAYHSGDLAYRDERGYVYFAGRLGDWLRVDGENLGTAPIERVLARYPDVTEVAVYAVPDPAVGDQVMAALVLAPGAEFDADKFRAFLAEQPDLGPKQWPSYVRICSTLPRTATFKVLKRELMAEGLDCGDPVWQIQR; this is encoded by the coding sequence ATGGCCGAGGCGCTGCCCACCGTCGTCGACTTGCTGAGACCGCTCGTCGACGTCGACGATCGGGGCGTCTACTTCGAGGACTCGTTTGTCAACTGGCGCGACCACATTCAACACGGCGCTGCGGTCGGCGCAGCACTGCGGGCCCGCCTGGACCCCGCCAAACCGCCGCACGTGGGCGTACTGTTGGAAAACACCCCGTTCTTTTCGGCCGTGCTGGTTGCGGCTGGGCTCTCCGGCATCGTGCCGGTGGGTCTCAACCCGGTGCGTCGCGGCGCCGCGCTGGCCCGCGACATCCGCCACGCCGATTGCCAGCTGGTGCTCGCCGATTCGAATTCTGCTGCGGCACTCGGTGATATCGAGTATGTCAACGTCGACTCCCCCGAGTGGACCGACGAGGTCGCCGCGCACCGAGACGCCGAGGTGCGGCTGCAAGAAGCGCGGCCCGAGGATCTGTTCATGCTGATCTTCACCTCGGGCACCAGCGGTGACCCCAAAGCGGTGATGTGCAGCCACGGCAAGGTCGGGATAGCGGGTGTGACGATGACCGACCGCTTCAGCCTCGGCCCCAACGATGTCTGCTACGTGGCGATGCCGCTGTTTCATTCCAACGCGGTGCTGGTGGGATGGTCGGTGGCGTTGGCCTGTCGCGGCTCGATGGTGTTGCGACGCAAGTTCTCCGCGTCGCAGTTCCTTCCCGACATCCGCCGCTACGGCGCCACCTACGCCAACTATGTGGGCAAGCCGCTGTCGTATGTGCTGGCCACCCCGGAGCGTCCCGACGACGCCGACAATCCGCTGCGCGCGGTGTACGGCAACGAAGGCGCACCCGCTGACGTCGAGCGCTTCGCCCGCCGATTCGGGTGCGTGGTGATCGACGGGTTCGGCTCAACCGCGGGTGGGGTGGCGATCAGCCGGACACCGGACACGCCGCCGGGTGCGCTGGGCCCGTTACCCGACGGGGTGGAGATCGTCGACGTCGACACCGGGCAACCGTGCCCGCCCGGCGTGGTCGGCGAACTGGTGAACACCGCCGGAGCGGGCCGGTTCGAGGGCTACTACAACGATCCGGAAGCCACCGCGCAGCGCATGGCCGGCGGTGCCTATCACAGCGGCGACCTGGCCTACCGCGACGAACGAGGGTACGTGTACTTCGCCGGCCGGCTCGGTGACTGGCTGCGGGTCGACGGCGAAAACCTGGGGACCGCGCCCATCGAGCGGGTGCTGGCGCGGTATCCCGACGTGACCGAGGTGGCCGTGTATGCGGTGCCCGACCCCGCCGTCGGCGACCAGGTCATGGCGGCCCTGGTGCTGGCGCCGGGAGCGGAATTCGACGCCGACAAGTTTCGCGCCTTTCTGGCCGAGCAGCCCGATCTCGGACCCAAGCAGTGGCCGTCGTATGTCCGGATCTGCAGCACGCTGCCGCGTACCGCGACCTTCAAGGTGCTCAAACGCGAGCTGATGGCCGAGGGTCTCGACTGCGGTGACCCGGTGTGGCAGATTCAGCGATAA
- a CDS encoding acyl-CoA dehydrogenase family protein codes for MDFSTTEAAQDLGGLVSTIVDAVCTPQHQRELDALEQRFDRELWRKLIDADVLSAAAPESLGGGGYGVLEQTAVLVALGRGLAAVPYLESVTLAAAALARFGSVELQQQWGAPAVSGQKILTVALDADMGEGPVQATSCGDGYRLTGTRTQVEYGPVADAFLVPAETQSGTGVFLIVVDDPGTAVTPLETTGLDSVGHLELSGVEVGGGRLVGGDEVADWLSLRAALGRSAFQLGVLDRGLQMTAEYARTREQFDRPIGSFQAVSQRLADGYIDVKGLRLTLTQAAWRVSEDLPADTEVATAAFWAADAGHRVAHTIVHVHGGVGIDIDHPVHRYFLAAKQTEFALGSATGALRRIGRELADTPV; via the coding sequence ATGGATTTCTCGACAACCGAAGCGGCCCAAGACCTCGGCGGCCTGGTCAGCACCATCGTGGACGCGGTGTGCACACCGCAGCATCAGCGCGAGCTCGACGCGCTCGAGCAGCGATTCGACCGCGAGCTGTGGCGCAAGCTGATCGACGCCGACGTGCTGAGCGCCGCCGCACCGGAGTCGTTGGGCGGCGGCGGATACGGGGTGCTGGAGCAGACCGCGGTGCTGGTTGCATTGGGCCGGGGACTGGCCGCGGTGCCGTATCTGGAATCGGTGACGCTGGCCGCGGCGGCGCTGGCCCGATTCGGCTCCGTCGAACTACAGCAGCAGTGGGGTGCGCCGGCGGTCAGCGGCCAGAAAATCCTCACCGTCGCGCTAGACGCCGACATGGGTGAGGGGCCGGTACAGGCGACCAGCTGCGGCGACGGCTACCGGCTCACCGGCACCCGCACCCAGGTGGAATACGGCCCGGTGGCCGACGCCTTCTTGGTGCCCGCCGAAACCCAATCCGGTACAGGCGTTTTCCTGATTGTAGTCGACGATCCCGGAACAGCGGTGACCCCGTTGGAGACCACCGGTTTGGACAGTGTCGGCCATCTGGAGTTGTCGGGTGTGGAAGTCGGCGGTGGCCGGCTGGTCGGCGGCGACGAGGTCGCCGACTGGCTGTCGTTGCGAGCCGCTTTGGGCCGCAGCGCTTTTCAACTCGGCGTGCTCGACCGCGGATTACAGATGACCGCTGAATACGCCCGCACCCGTGAACAGTTCGACCGTCCAATCGGCAGCTTCCAGGCGGTGTCGCAGCGGCTGGCCGACGGCTACATCGACGTCAAAGGTTTGCGGCTTACGCTGACCCAGGCCGCCTGGCGGGTCAGTGAAGACCTACCTGCCGACACCGAAGTAGCCACCGCGGCGTTCTGGGCCGCTGACGCTGGGCATCGTGTGGCGCACACCATCGTTCACGTACACGGTGGTGTCGGAATCGATATCGACCACCCGGTGCACCGCTATTTCCTGGCCGCCAAGCAGACGGAGTTCGCGCTGGGCAGTGCTACCGGAGCGCTGCGGCGGATCGGCCGCGAACTGGCCGACACACCCGTTTAA
- a CDS encoding acyl-CoA dehydrogenase: MRIGYTPEQEELRRELRSYFAKLITPERREALNSTSGEIGSGNVYRETVAQMGRDGWLALGWPKEYGGQARSPMDQLIFTDEAAIAGAPVPFLTINSVAPTIMAFGTEEQKKFYLPKIAAGEIHFSIGYSEPGAGTDLANLRTTAVRDGDDYIVNGQKMWTSLIQYADYVWLAVRTNPEAKKHRGISVLIVPTTAEGFSWTPVHTMAGPDTSATYYSDVRVPVANRVGEENGGWKLVTNQLNHERVALVSAQPIITALNQVREWAQNTKDASGARLIDSEWVQLNLARVHAKVEVLKLINWELASSNEAAPSPADASAAKVFGTELATEAYRLLMEVLGTAATVRQDSPGAVLRGRIERMHRACLILTFGGGTNEIQRDIIGMVALGLPRANR, from the coding sequence ATGCGCATCGGTTACACCCCTGAGCAGGAGGAGCTGCGTCGCGAGCTGCGGTCGTACTTCGCCAAGTTGATCACCCCGGAACGCCGCGAGGCGCTGAACTCGACGTCGGGCGAAATCGGCAGCGGCAATGTGTACCGCGAGACCGTCGCCCAGATGGGTCGGGACGGGTGGCTGGCACTGGGCTGGCCCAAGGAGTACGGCGGGCAGGCCCGCTCGCCGATGGATCAGTTGATCTTCACCGACGAGGCCGCCATCGCGGGGGCCCCGGTGCCGTTTTTGACCATCAACAGCGTCGCGCCGACGATCATGGCGTTCGGCACCGAGGAGCAGAAGAAGTTCTACCTGCCCAAGATCGCCGCCGGCGAGATCCATTTTTCGATCGGCTACTCCGAGCCGGGTGCGGGCACCGATCTGGCCAACCTGCGCACTACCGCGGTGCGCGACGGCGACGACTACATCGTCAACGGTCAGAAGATGTGGACCAGCCTCATCCAGTACGCCGACTACGTGTGGCTGGCGGTGCGCACCAACCCCGAAGCCAAGAAACATCGCGGGATTTCGGTGCTGATCGTGCCGACCACCGCCGAGGGCTTCTCCTGGACACCGGTGCACACCATGGCCGGTCCCGACACCAGCGCCACCTACTACTCCGATGTCCGCGTGCCGGTGGCCAACCGGGTCGGCGAGGAGAACGGCGGCTGGAAGCTGGTCACCAACCAGCTCAACCACGAGCGGGTGGCATTGGTGTCCGCGCAGCCCATCATCACCGCGCTCAACCAGGTTCGGGAGTGGGCGCAAAACACTAAGGACGCCTCCGGTGCGCGACTGATCGACTCGGAATGGGTGCAGCTGAACTTGGCACGGGTACACGCCAAAGTCGAGGTGCTCAAGCTGATCAACTGGGAACTGGCGTCATCGAACGAGGCTGCCCCGTCACCGGCCGACGCGTCAGCCGCCAAGGTGTTCGGCACTGAGCTGGCCACCGAGGCCTACCGGCTGCTGATGGAAGTGCTGGGCACCGCTGCCACCGTGCGCCAGGATTCGCCCGGCGCGGTGCTGCGCGGCCGCATCGAGCGGATGCACCGCGCGTGTCTGATCCTGACCTTCGGCGGCGGCACCAACGAAATCCAGCGCGACATCATCGGCATGGTGGCGCTGGGACTGCCGCGAGCCAACCGCTGA
- a CDS encoding ferredoxin encodes MRVIVDRDRCEGNAVCMGIAPDIFELDDEDYAVVKTDPIPPDREQLAEQAIAECPRAALKRED; translated from the coding sequence GTGCGAGTGATAGTGGACCGCGATCGGTGTGAAGGCAACGCGGTGTGCATGGGAATCGCGCCGGACATCTTCGAGCTGGACGACGAGGACTACGCCGTGGTGAAGACCGACCCGATACCGCCCGACCGGGAACAGCTGGCCGAGCAGGCGATCGCCGAGTGCCCGCGGGCGGCCCTGAAGCGGGAAGACTAG
- a CDS encoding 3-oxoacyl-ACP reductase: protein MANSTNATDLSGKVAVVTGAAAGLGRAEAIGLARAGATVVVNDIATALDASDVVDEITAAGAKAIAVAGDVSQRATADELVACADGLGGLGIVVNNAGITRDRMLFNMSDEEWDAVIAVHLRGHFLLTRNAAAYWRAKAKESGGPVYGRIVNTSSEAGLVGPVGQANYAAAKAGITALTLSAARALGRYGVCANVICPRARTAMTAEVFGEAPETAEIDPLSPDHVVTLVRFLASPAAEAVNGQLFIVYGPRVTLVAAPTVERQFAADGPAWDPDTLSATLHDYFAGRDPERNFSATGLMGS from the coding sequence TTGGCTAACAGCACGAACGCGACCGATCTGTCCGGAAAGGTCGCGGTGGTCACCGGCGCGGCCGCGGGCCTGGGCCGCGCCGAGGCCATCGGCCTGGCGCGCGCCGGCGCCACCGTCGTCGTCAACGACATCGCCACGGCACTGGATGCCTCCGACGTCGTCGACGAGATCACCGCCGCGGGCGCCAAGGCTATCGCGGTCGCCGGCGACGTCAGTCAGCGCGCCACCGCCGACGAGCTGGTCGCCTGCGCCGACGGGCTGGGCGGCTTGGGCATCGTGGTCAACAACGCCGGGATCACCCGCGACCGGATGCTGTTCAACATGTCCGACGAGGAGTGGGACGCGGTCATCGCCGTGCACCTGCGCGGGCACTTCTTGCTCACCCGCAACGCGGCCGCGTACTGGCGCGCCAAGGCCAAGGAATCCGGTGGCCCGGTCTACGGCCGGATCGTGAACACCTCGTCGGAGGCTGGGCTGGTGGGCCCGGTGGGGCAGGCCAATTACGCTGCCGCGAAGGCGGGTATCACCGCGCTGACTCTCTCGGCGGCGCGGGCGCTAGGCCGCTACGGCGTTTGCGCCAACGTGATCTGCCCGCGCGCTCGGACCGCGATGACGGCCGAGGTGTTCGGCGAGGCACCCGAGACGGCCGAGATCGACCCGCTTTCACCCGACCATGTGGTCACGTTGGTCCGGTTCTTGGCGTCACCGGCGGCCGAAGCGGTCAACGGCCAGCTCTTCATCGTCTACGGCCCGCGCGTGACCTTGGTGGCCGCACCCACGGTGGAGCGCCAGTTCGCGGCGGACGGGCCGGCCTGGGACCCCGACACGCTCAGCGCGACGTTGCACGACTACTTTGCTGGGCGGGATCCGGAGCGCAACTTCTCGGCGACCGGCCTGATGGGGTCTTGA